TAGGGATAATCTGATTAAACTTGAGAAGGTTTTAAACTGACTGGTGAGGAATTCAAACTCGGAGAATGGGAATTGTTGTTTGATTCCTTAATGGGATTACGGGACTCAATTAATTGAATAGCGCGATTTACACTTTCGGGTAAAATCACCACTAACGAACCCCCCCCAGCCCGGTCTAAAGCAGTATTAATCGCTTCGGTTTCATTCAAAATCATTTCATAACGAATCCGAGGCTCTGGAACTCGTCCTAAGACCTGCTGAATACCCTTACTAATTAATTCCGCCGCCGAACCCCGCTCTCGGCCACGAGTATCATCATCCTCCTTGACAATAATCTCATCAAAAATATCCGCCGAGAGTTGACCCAACATCACAAAATCTTCATCTCGGCGATCGCCAGGGCCACCAATAACCCCAATCCGAGGCCCTGGCCAATTTTTGACAAAAGCCCCTAATGCGGCATAACTGGCAGCATTATGGGCATAATCAATCAAGGCGTGATAGCTACCCATATTAAATAAATTCATCCGTCCTGGGGTTTGGGATGTGGAAGCCACAAAGGTTGACAAACCCGCCCGAATATGCTCTATTTTTACCCCTTGAGCAAAAGCCGCTAAACAAGCCGCTAAGGCATTGGCAATCATAAACGGAGCCCGACCCTTCATCGTGATCGGAACATTCACCGCCTGCTCAATTCTAAGTGTCCAATCCCCTTTTAAAATCGACAAATAGCCATTTTCATAAACCGCAGCTAATCCCCCGGATTCCGTGTGTTTGAGGACAATTTCATTCTCAGGATTCATCGTGAAATAAGCAACTTGGGCTTTAACCCGTTCAGCCATTTGTACCACTAAGGGATCATCCGCGTTCAGCACCGCATAACCTTTCGGCATGACCACCTCAGCCACCACGCTTTTAACTTTTGCCATTTGTTCAATGGTATCAATATCCCCCAATCCCAAATGATCCGCCGACACATTCAACACCACCCCGACATCGCAGGTATCAAATCCTAAACCCGCCCGCAGAATTCCCCCCCGTGCACATTCGAGCACAGCCACTTCTACCGTTGGATCACGCAGAATCAATTGAGCGCTTTGGGGGCCAGTATTGTCTCCGGGTTCAGCTAAATGATCGCCGATATAAATACCATCAGTGGTGGTATAACCAACGGCTAACCCCGTTTGTTTAATGATATGGGCGAGTAAACGGGTGGTAGTGGTTTTTCCATTGGTTCCCGTTACGGCTAAAATCGGGACACGGCTGGGTTGACCGGGGGGAAATAACATATCCATCACTGCCCCCGCCACATTCCGAGGTAAACCCTCACTGGGGGCGACGTGCATCCGAAATCCCGGTGCGGCGTTAACTTCCACAATCACCCCGTCCACTTCCCGCAACGGTTTGGAAATATCCGGTGTCACCACATCAATTCCGGCAATATCCAGACCGATAATTTTAGCAATCCGAGCAAATAACCAAGCATTTTCCGGGTGAACTTCATCGGTACGGTCAATGGCACTCCCCCCCGTACTCAAGTTAGCCGTAGCCCGTAGAAAACAAATTTCCCCAGCCGGTAATACACTGTCTAGGGTATAGCCTTTCTCCGCCACCATAGACAGCACGGTTTTATCCACAACAATCCGGGTGAGGACGTTATCATGGCCATCACCGCGACGGGGATCTCGGTTGGTTTTTTCGATTAACTGTTCAATGGTTAATTGGCCATCCCCCACAACATGGGCTGGAACCCGTTCAGCTACAGCCACCATTTTGCCATTCACGACTAACACGCGATGATCTCGACCCGTATAGAAGCGTTCCAAAATCACACTATGGGTTTTAGAAGCGTTACTGGCTTCATCGTAAGCAGCAGCAGCCGTTTCCCATTTGGTAATATCCAGGGTAATGCCTCGGCCATGGTTGCCATCCAGGGGTTTAATGGCAATGGGATAACCCCCAACTTCATCAATGGCATCTTGCAGTTCATCAAAATAGCGAATGACTGTTCCCCTAGGAACTGGAACTCCTGCATCGCGGAGAATTTGTTTCGTGCCTTCTTTATCACAGGCCAACTCCACCGCTAATACTCCGGTTTGATTACTCAGTGTGGCTTGAATTCGTTTTTGATAACAGCCATAACCAAACTGAATCATAAATCGAGCATTCAGTTGTTGCCAGGGAATATCACGGGCTTCTGCTTCTTTGACAATGGCTTCTGTACTAGGGCCGAGGGAGGCTTGGGCTTTTAATTCCTTGAGATCTTCAATATCCTGGGTGAGTTCTTCGGCTGGATAGGTTCCCGTATCCACAATACTTTGGCATAGGCGGACAGCGGCTCTTCCTGCATAACGTCCGGCGTGTTCGTTATCATACTCAAAGGCGACTTGAAAAATCCCTGGACTTGAGGTTTCACGGGTGCGACCAAATCCGGCAGTCATGCCCGCTAACTGTTGGAGTTCTAGGGCGACGTGTTCAATAATATGCCCCATTAACGTCCCCCGTTCTACGCGGCTGAGAAACCCCCCTCGGACTCCCGGTGAACAGTGATGTTCAACCAAACTCGGGAGAACAGACGTTAAGCCTTCATAGAAACCTGGAATATCGCAACTATAGCGTTCAGTTAATTCTTCTAAATCTAGGCGCATGACAATCAGGTGATGACGTCGGATGCTCCAGTAGTTTGGGCCTCTTAAGGTTTGTATTTTAAGAATTTTCATATCCGTGTGAGTCCGTGATGCAGGAATGTTCCAGGGCAATAGTCCGCTTTATTCAATTTCAAGCTAAGGTGATTTGGAAACTGTTTGCAGTGAACAGTTTTTTTAAAACCATTGAATGCTGGGAGGTTGGGCCAGTGGGGATTTACAATTTTTGAAAGCTGAACCCTCAAAATCAAATAAAGCAGGGAGCCTGATGAGCCGTAGAGATGCCCTAATTAAAGGGTTTAACAACACCTTCAACCCGGCTCCTAGGAATTGTTCAAGGGCGGAAATTTTCTGTCCTGACTTCCCCTAGGCTATTCCCTCACCTTCAATCCTCAATGGCTTCAGTTAGGATTCCCTGATCGTAATCACCGGGAAAAACCTGGGCAACCTCCCACAGCCAGATTCCGATGTCCACGGTTTACACACTAGGGGCAGAACTCGGACGCCGGGAATGGAAGTTATACTGATCGCCATAGGACAAAATATGTACCCGGAGATTGAATACACTCAGGGGATCAGTCGCTCCCGCATTCACCAGATTGGTGTAGGACATTTCGTGGGTATCCACAATCGTAACAGTTCCTTTCCCCACCACCCGCAATAAACCTTCCGCTTCAAATAAGGCACAGGTATCTTCATCAATGCCAATGCCAATTTTATCGGGATGGGCTGCGATCGCACTGATCAGTCGTGCCATACGATTGCGGTTGTGGAAGTGTTGATCAACTAGCAATTCCGGTAGAATATCTAAGCCCGTTGCCATGTCCACCAGAGAACGGTTAGGAGATTCGCCACTTCCTCCCCCAGCAATCATGTGATGACCCATAACGGCAGCCCCCGCACTGGTTCCCGCTAAAGCCATCCGGCCTTGTCGGGCAGCAATGCGAATTTTCTCCATTAGCAGGGTATCGGCTAATAAACTATAAAGCCGGAGTTGATCACCCCCTGTCATGAATACCCCGGTACAGCCTTCTAAGTAGGCGTGCCATTTGGGCTCTTCACAATGATGACGTTCCCGAATATCAAAAATTTCAATGGATTTGGCCCCCATTTCCTCAAAGATTTTTTGATATCTTTCTCCTTGAATGGCGGGTTCGCGGGAGGCAGAAGGAATGATGGCTAGGTTGGCATTGGAAGCACCAGCCCGATGAAAAAAAGTTTGCAGAATCTCACGTCCATGAACTTTGTCTTCTGCTCCACCAATAATGAGAATAGAGGTTTTAGTTTGTTGGGGAATCATGTGTTCAAGGGCTTGAGATGTCAACTGCTGCATAGTGTATCTCCTAGTCATGAGAATAAGTTCAAGATTAGGGGCGTTTGTCACCACCTACGGCTTGTTACCAACAGTTGTTCGATTTGGCTACAATGAGTACAGATCTTTTTGAATTAATCTGTAACTTGGGTAAGCGACCTAAACTCCCCCTAATTGGATCGGGAAATTTCGAGAAACCTGATTCAGGTAGCTTTGCCCAATCAAAAAAAGCTAATCCATTTTAGTATATTTTGATACGAATTAAGAAATATTTAAGTTTATGGACTATCATATAGCATGACATCTTCTGTGCAAGTTTTTGCTTAAACTTTTTTTTGGGTCAGGTGATCCACTCGTCAATCTTAAATACTGTGCGTTTTGACATTATTACTCTATTTCCCGATTTTTTTGCCTCTCCCCTGAATTCAGGTCTTTTAGGTAAAGCTTTAGCAAAGCAAATTGCTGATGTCCATTTAGTTAATCCCCGTGATTTTGCATCGGATAAGCATCGCCGGGTGGATGATGAGTCCTATGGGGGGGGTGTGGGGATGGTCTTGAAACCTGAACCGATTTATGCAGCCGTTGAATCCTTACCCCAACTTCCTCGTCGAGAAGTGATTTTCTTAACGCCCCAAGGGGAAAAAATGCACCAAGGGTTATTCCGCAATTTAGCTTTAAATTTTGATCAGATTGTTTTAATTTGTGGGCATTATGAAGGTATCGATGAACGCATTTTGTCCTTAGTCACCCGTGAAGTTTCTTTAGGGGATTTTGTCCTGACTGGAGGTGAAATTCCTGCAATGGCACTGATTAATGGAGTTGTACGATTATTACCGGGAACGGTTGGAAAACAGGAGTCTCTCAAAGCAGAAAGCTTTGAAGATGGGTTACTGGATTACCCTCACTATACTCGACCTGCGGAGTTTCGAGGAATGCGAGTTCCTGATGTTTTATTATCAGGAAATCATCAGAAAATTGAGCAATGGCGAAAACAACAGCAACTTCAGCGCACCCGTGAGCGTCGTCCTGATTTGTGGCAAGATTGGATACAGGCGTCAGAAGGCAAGATTGAGGATGAGGGGACAAGGGAATAGATAGGATTTTGGTTGTCGGTCAACAACCAAGGGTCAACCGTCAACAATCAACAGTCAACAACAGTATGAATTCTGATACACCCGAAGAAGTCATTCGAGCTATTGATTGGGCCTTAAGTCAAGGGAATTTTAATCAAGCAAAAACCCTCTGTGCCCAAGCGAGTCAAGATTATCCTAATCATGAAAAAATTCAACGCTATGCTCGAATTTTAGCTTCTCGAAATTTGCCCTTTCATCAACTTGCTCCCAATCCAGATACACCCTTAAATCTTAATTGGGTGATTCAACATCGCCAACATTATCGGGGGAGATGGGTGGCGTTAGAAAAAGGGAATTTAATTGCAGATGCGAGTTCTATTGATGAATTATTTGCTCAAGTCGGAAAGGAAAAAATGAAAGATTTATTTTATACAATTATTTATTAATTTCCGACTGAGTTTCGGCAATATTTAACTTAAAATCTCGATTTATTGATATACTTTAAAATATAAAAATACCCTAGATAAAAGAGTGATATTGTTAAGGAGGTTTCACAGCGATAAAGTCTGGGATCAATTGCCTAGTGATTCAATCGGGGCAACCTTATACACAAATTAATTGAGTAATGCTATAATTAATAGTAGAAACTCTCGGATTAATCTCAATCCTTTTATCAGTCTTTTGGGCTAACCGTGACGGAGTGTAAGAATTGGCTGTTTTAGTGAGGGAAATGAAGGATTTATCACAAATTTGATAAATTTTCTGATTAGAGCCAATTTCTAGGGATTATTGGACGTTGACTAAGGTAAAAGTTGACGGATAAATTATTCTATCTTTCAGTTTATTCGTGGAAGAAGTTAACTCTGTCTTCTGGTAGAAGGTAAACCTTAATCAGAGAGATACAGTAGTGTTTAGCCAATCAAGAAAAGATAAGGAGAAAATCATGGCGACAGAAAAACGTGGATTTGCTTCCATGGACGAAGAAAAACAACGGGAGATAGCCAGCAAAGGCGGTAAAGCAGCCCATGAGTCAGGCCGCGCTCATGAATTTACTCCTGAAGAGGCCAGAGAAGCGGGCCGCAAAGGTGGTAAAGCAGTCAGCCAAGATCGCGAACACATGGCTGCTATTGGTCGTAAAGGAGGTAAAAATAGCCATAAAAAAGATAATGATAATGAACAAAATAATCAAGATAATGAAGAAAACTCATAATCTGGTTCCATAAAGTTTAATCTCAATTGAGATCAAACTTGGGTGTTTAAAAAAAGCTTCTGTTTGAAATAGTGATCAAAAACTGGGTTTTTCTTAAGATTAAGCCTAGTTTTTGCCCACTCTACCTGTGTAACAAGTTTTTAGACTCCAACGGAGAAGTCGTGACTCTGTTGGAGTTTAAGCTTTGGCAATAAAAGACTTGACATTCTTAGAGGGCTTGATTATAGTAGAATCACCTGGCATTGAGCCGGAAATTGACTTCTGCCTCATTGATCGGAATCAAAAATATAGCATTTAGCAAAGCAGTCAGGACATTAATGATCGCTGTGATCCTTAATTCTTAAGCGTTTTACTCCTATCCCTTGTCTTCTGTCTGTTGCCTATTGCTATATTTCTGATTCCGATCCTTGAGACTTTAGCCAAAACCACTCTCAACTTAGGGTTTTAATTCAATACGTTAGCTCTGGTGCTGACAGGATCAGTTTTCGAGTTCTATTTTGGACTTGGAAATAATATACTTTAATTTACACCAAGGGTCTGAAGGGTTAGAATTACAAACTTTATGAATGCTAGGCATCTAATTAGTTCAAATATTAGGAGTCTGTTATGAAACCTGTTACAGCACTTTATTGGGATTTTCAAAACGTTAAAATTCCTGATAAAAAAGTTCAACTATTGTATCAATACTTAGATCAAAAATTTGATTTATTGATTAGCAATGCTTACGCTTATTGGAGAAGAGAAAAAGAATTAGTAGAACAAACTGTTTTTCAGGTAGGAATTGAAACAATTACTGTTCCTTCGAGAGAAAAGAATGCCGTTGACAATTTAATTATTAAGCATTGCAAAAAACATATTAACAATGATCGAAGAATTAGAAACGTGATTCTCATAACAGGAGATAAAGACTATTTAACCTTAGTTGAGGATTTAAAAAAATTAGGAATAAAAGTTATCTTAATTTATGGTAGCAATATTTCTCAAGGCTTAAAAAAAGCTGTTAATGAGGTTTATCAGATTAATCAAATTGTTTCTATTAATCCAAATCAGGAAGAATCTAAAAAACTAGAGCATCCGGCTTTGGTTACTTACGAAGAAGCTAAAAAATACTTAATTGAGTTGATCAAAACAGTTCAAGCAAAAGGGAAAAAAGCGACTCTTGCTTTAATGGGTAATTTAATTAAAGATCATCCTCGAATTTCGGGCTGTAAAAAAGTTTCATATTGCAGACCGGATGGAAAGATTGTTTCTAAATTTAGTAAATTTGTAGAAGCGGTAATTCAGGAGGGAATTATTAAAAAAAATCGCAATGGAGAGTTGATTTTAGTTACAATTTAGAAAAATAGCGATCGCCTCCC
The window above is part of the Planktothrix sp. FACHB-1365 genome. Proteins encoded here:
- the cphA gene encoding cyanophycin synthetase, translated to MKILKIQTLRGPNYWSIRRHHLIVMRLDLEELTERYSCDIPGFYEGLTSVLPSLVEHHCSPGVRGGFLSRVERGTLMGHIIEHVALELQQLAGMTAGFGRTRETSSPGIFQVAFEYDNEHAGRYAGRAAVRLCQSIVDTGTYPAEELTQDIEDLKELKAQASLGPSTEAIVKEAEARDIPWQQLNARFMIQFGYGCYQKRIQATLSNQTGVLAVELACDKEGTKQILRDAGVPVPRGTVIRYFDELQDAIDEVGGYPIAIKPLDGNHGRGITLDITKWETAAAAYDEASNASKTHSVILERFYTGRDHRVLVVNGKMVAVAERVPAHVVGDGQLTIEQLIEKTNRDPRRGDGHDNVLTRIVVDKTVLSMVAEKGYTLDSVLPAGEICFLRATANLSTGGSAIDRTDEVHPENAWLFARIAKIIGLDIAGIDVVTPDISKPLREVDGVIVEVNAAPGFRMHVAPSEGLPRNVAGAVMDMLFPPGQPSRVPILAVTGTNGKTTTTRLLAHIIKQTGLAVGYTTTDGIYIGDHLAEPGDNTGPQSAQLILRDPTVEVAVLECARGGILRAGLGFDTCDVGVVLNVSADHLGLGDIDTIEQMAKVKSVVAEVVMPKGYAVLNADDPLVVQMAERVKAQVAYFTMNPENEIVLKHTESGGLAAVYENGYLSILKGDWTLRIEQAVNVPITMKGRAPFMIANALAACLAAFAQGVKIEHIRAGLSTFVASTSQTPGRMNLFNMGSYHALIDYAHNAASYAALGAFVKNWPGPRIGVIGGPGDRRDEDFVMLGQLSADIFDEIIVKEDDDTRGRERGSAAELISKGIQQVLGRVPEPRIRYEMILNETEAINTALDRAGGGSLVVILPESVNRAIQLIESRNPIKESNNNSHSPSLNSSPVSLKPSQV
- a CDS encoding cyanophycinase, which codes for MQQLTSQALEHMIPQQTKTSILIIGGAEDKVHGREILQTFFHRAGASNANLAIIPSASREPAIQGERYQKIFEEMGAKSIEIFDIRERHHCEEPKWHAYLEGCTGVFMTGGDQLRLYSLLADTLLMEKIRIAARQGRMALAGTSAGAAVMGHHMIAGGGSGESPNRSLVDMATGLDILPELLVDQHFHNRNRMARLISAIAAHPDKIGIGIDEDTCALFEAEGLLRVVGKGTVTIVDTHEMSYTNLVNAGATDPLSVFNLRVHILSYGDQYNFHSRRPSSAPSV
- the trmD gene encoding tRNA (guanosine(37)-N1)-methyltransferase TrmD, which encodes MRFDIITLFPDFFASPLNSGLLGKALAKQIADVHLVNPRDFASDKHRRVDDESYGGGVGMVLKPEPIYAAVESLPQLPRREVIFLTPQGEKMHQGLFRNLALNFDQIVLICGHYEGIDERILSLVTREVSLGDFVLTGGEIPAMALINGVVRLLPGTVGKQESLKAESFEDGLLDYPHYTRPAEFRGMRVPDVLLSGNHQKIEQWRKQQQLQRTRERRPDLWQDWIQASEGKIEDEGTRE
- a CDS encoding KGG domain-containing protein, encoding MATEKRGFASMDEEKQREIASKGGKAAHESGRAHEFTPEEAREAGRKGGKAVSQDREHMAAIGRKGGKNSHKKDNDNEQNNQDNEENS
- a CDS encoding NYN domain-containing protein; amino-acid sequence: MKPVTALYWDFQNVKIPDKKVQLLYQYLDQKFDLLISNAYAYWRREKELVEQTVFQVGIETITVPSREKNAVDNLIIKHCKKHINNDRRIRNVILITGDKDYLTLVEDLKKLGIKVILIYGSNISQGLKKAVNEVYQINQIVSINPNQEESKKLEHPALVTYEEAKKYLIELIKTVQAKGKKATLALMGNLIKDHPRISGCKKVSYCRPDGKIVSKFSKFVEAVIQEGIIKKNRNGELILVTI